The stretch of DNA CTGACGGGATGGGCTCAGGTAAAGCTCGAATACGATACCGATCTGGAAAGCGTGGCAAGCAAATTGAAGTATGATTTTTTCTATATTGAGAACCAGTCAATCTTTCTCGACCTGGAAATTCTCGCCAGAACCCTGAAAGTAGTTCTGACTGGAGCAGGAGCTCACTGAAGCCGTAAAGTAACATCTGGCGTTCGAAAGGATAAGCAAATGGCAGTTCCCCTGTTGGACATAAGCAGACAACACATACCTATAGTTAAAGATCTCCGTAAGGTCTTCGATAAAGCGCTGGAAACTTCAGCATTTATTAAAGGTTCTGAACTGGTATCCCTGGAAGAAGAGTTTTCAGAATACTGCGAAACGGAAATCGCTGTTGGGTGCGCTTCCGGTACTGACGCACTTATTCTCGCTCTTATGGCTGCAGGCGTTAAGCCTGGAGAATATGTAATAACAACTCCCTTCACTTTCTTCGCAACCGCAGGAGCTGTTGTACGTGCTGGCGGCATTCCGGTGTTTGTTGACATTCTGCCCGATACCTTCAACATGGATCCCGATCTCCTGTCTGACTGGCTTAGAAGTAATTGCGCTGTTACGAACAGAGGAATCGTTGATAAGAGCAACGGTACGCGAATTGCAGCGGTGATGCCTGTACATCTGTTCGGTCAGATGGCTGAAATGGACAGAATTATGATTATCTGCGATGACTGGCGGATTCCCGTTGTCGAGGATGCCGCGCAGGCAGTCGGCGCAAAATGGGATGGAAAGAAGGCTGGCTCTTTTGGTTCAGCGGGCTGCTTCAGCTTCTTCCCCTCAAAAAATCTCGGCGCTCTCGGAGACGGAGGGATGGTAACAACCAGTGACCATGAAACCGCGGAGAGAATTGTCAGACTTAGAGAACATGGAGGGCAGGGATACATTCACAGGGAAGTAGGCTTTAATTCCCGGCTGGATGCTCTGCAGGCGGGATTCCTCAGGGTAAAACTGTCCCATCTTGAAGAATGGCATAAAGGACGCAGAAAAAACGCGAATTTCTACAGGAGTGCTTTTAAGGGCGTGAAGCAGATAAAGACTCCCGTTATACGGAAGAAAGCATGGTCAATATACAATCAATACACCCTGAGAGCTGAAAACCGTGATGAGCTTCTTGCCTGGCTTCGTGAACGTAAAATAGGTTGTGCTGTCTATTATCCGCTTCCTCTTCACCTTCAGGAATGTTTTGAATGTCTGGGGTACAAAGAGGGAGATTTTCCTGTTTCGGAGAATGCATCCAAAGAGGTTATTTCCCTTCCCGTCTTCGGCGAACTGACCGAGACAGAACTGAATGAAGTGGTCGATTCCATAAAGGAGTTCTATGCTGAAAAAGCATAACTCTTCCTCAGGAGCGGTTCTTTTGTTCTTTCTGCTGCTTATTATGGTTTCGAACACCGCAGGTGATGATTTCCTCCGCTTTATGGGCAGAGATTTACGTGATCTGTTTTCCTCAGGTCCTCTTATCACCTTTGCGTCCGGAGGAGCAATCGCCACGGGTACATACTTTCTTGAAGACAGTAAAGGCTATGAAGGATTCATGGGAGACGGCTTTCTCAAGGATTGCTCGAAAGGCTGCGATGTGGCTCTGGGTCTCCCTCTTCTCGCCGGAACATCTGTACTATGGGCTGTATCAGCTGCCTTCGGTTCCGAAAATACCGAGGAAACAGGTCAGATGCTTACAGAGGGTCTGCTAATCACCTATGGCATTACCGGCATACTGAAGCTTGGCGCCGGTCGAGTTCGCCCTGACGGCAGTAATTCCAGAAGCTTCCCTTCCGGACACTCAGCCGGAACAGCCTGTTCTGCCTTCATCATCTGGGACAGGTACGGACCGGAAGCCGGAATTCCAGCAGCTGTAGTCGCTGGATTCACCGCTCTGTCAAGGATTACACTTGGAAAACATTATCCTTCCGATGTTATTGCCGGGGCAGCTATTGGTATTGCTGCTGGACTTGCTGTAACCAAGGCTCATAGCGAGTATCCTCCGGATGATCCGGGGCTGCAGCCTGTGGTCATGGTTCGCTGGAGTACTTCAAACGGTTTTGGAGTATATTTCTGAAATGAAGAAGAGATTCAGGAGTTTCAAATTCGCTTTCAGAGGCATCAACACGCTGCTTAGAACGCAGATGAATGCGAGGATTCATGTCTTCGCTCTCATAAGTGTCCTTATCCTCGGATTTATTGTCGGACTGGATTTGCTTGAATGGGCACTTATTTCTATTGCCGTTGCGATGGTGCTTTCCGCAGAGGCAATGAACAGCGCCCTGGAATTTCTGGCGGATCATACAGCACCTGAATGGCATGATAATGTTCAGAAAGCCAAGGACCTTGCTGCCGGAGCGGTTCTTCTTGCAGCAGCGGGCGCTCTGGCTGTGGGATTGCTGGTTTTCATTCCACATTTCTGACTTTCGCACTCGCTCAATGCTATAAGATGAAAAAGGAGAAGGGATACAATGCTTGACAGGGGATTACTGAGAAACGAACCGGACAGGGTCCGGGAAGCCTCCTTGAACAAGGGAGAACCCTGCCCTATTGACAGGTGGCTTCTGCTCGATGAGGAACGAAGAGACCTGCTGGGCAGAACTGAAAGTCTGAGAAGACGGAGAAACGAACTTTCACAGGAAGTTTCCTCTTTAAAGAAGAGCGGTTCACAGGCTGATACTAAGATCGCTGAAAGCAAAAAAGTGGGTGACAGTATCGGACAGATCGATAAAGAACTGTCAGCAGTTAACAGAGAGATGGCAGAGGTTGAGCTCCAATTTGCAAATATTCCAGATCCCGATGTTCCCGTAGGTAAAGATGAATCCTTCAACAAAATTATCAGAACTTCCGGGGCAAGACCATCATTTGATTTCAAGCCTAAGCCTCATTGGGAAATCCTCGGCAGCCTCTTTGATCAGGAATCCTCCGGGGATATAGCCGGAGCAAATTTCATCCTTCTGCGAGGATGGGCAGCATGTTTACAGAGAAAGCTCATCAACTGGATGATGGATTTTCATTCTGAGGCGGGAATGGAAGAAATCTGGACTCCCTTTCTGGCAAACAGGGAAAGCATGACAACATCCGGACAGATCCCGAAGCTTGAATATGATATGTACCATATTGAAAAAGACGATCTTTTCCTGATTCCCACAGGAGAAGTTCCGCTCACCAATATCTATCGAAACACTACTATGAATGAAAGTGTGCTTCCGGTTTCGATAGTCGGTTACACTCCCTGTTTCCGAAGGGAAGCCGGAAGCTACGGGAAAGATACCAGAGGTTTAAACAGGGTTCACCAGTTCGAAAAGGTGGAAATGGTGCGCTTCGAACATCCTGACCGGTCTGAAGAAGCTCTGGAAGAAATGGTTTCTCATGTCGAGAAGATGCTCAGTCTTCTTGAACTCCCTTATAGAATCTCTGTTCTTTCGACTGGAGACCTCAGCTTCGCGGCGGCGAAATGCTACGATATCGAAGTATGGTCTGCGGGACAGGAAAAGTGGCTGGAAGTTTCCTCCATCTCAAATTTCAGGGATTTCCAGTCCAGACGGGGAAAGATCAGATTCAAACCCCTGGATGGCGGTAAACCTCAATTCGTCCACACGCTGAACGGTTCGGGACTGGCTCTCCCCAGAATCATCGCCGCACTGATAGAGAACAATCAGACGGAGAATGGCAAGGTCAGATTTCCTTCTGTCATTGCTGTAGATCCTGTTGTTTAACCATGCTTATTTTCTCTCATTACATCTGCCAGTAACAGGGACAATTTCTCTATAGTCGGGGGTTTGAGTATCCATCCGGCTAATCCTTCTGAGCGAAGGTCTTCGAGTTCGTTCTCCATCGGATGACCGCTCATCATCACGATCGGAATATTCGAGCCTTGTTCTTTCAGCTGATTGAATAATGCTCGTCCACCCATTTCCGGCATTACGAAATCACTCAGAATCAATTCTATCTCAGGGTGTTCTTCCAGTCTTATCTGAGCTTCATGGCCGTTTTCAGCTTTCACAACCCGATAACCCATCATTTTCAGTGAGCTGACAAGAACTTTACGAACGATCCTGTCGTCTTCCACCACCAGTATAACCTCGTCATGACCCCTGGTGATATCGGACTGCTTATTCCGATTCGATTTTTCCGTATAATGTTTCTTCAGGAGAGGTAGTCGAAGAATAAATGAGGTTCCTTCCCCTTCTGTCGATGCTACTTCTATATGGCCCTCATGCTGTTTGATTATTCCGAATACCTGTGCCAGTCCAAGTCCGGTTCCCTTTCCCGTCGGTTTTGTGGTGAAGAATGGTTCGAAAATATGTCCAAGTACATCGGATGGTATTCCGGAACCTGTATCGTTCACTGTTATACGTACCCATTCTCCGGCAGTGGTCTCTTTACACTTCGGACAACCGATGCTATCCGTTTCCTTCTGAAGCATCATTTTAAAATTCAGTTCTCCTCCATCCGGCATAGCATCTCTTGCGTTGACTGCCAGATTCAGGACTATCTGCTGTAACCTTGTCGGATCAGCGTTTATCCAGTATCTGTCCGCTCCATAATTCAGTTTCAGTTTGATATTCTCCGGCAGTGTTCGCTCAAGAAGTTTTTTCTGTTCCTTGAAAAAGGGCAGAAGATCCATCGGCAGGCGTTCCAGAACGGCTCGTCTGCCGAAATCCAGAAGCTGCTGGATCAATTGTGCCGCTCTGTCAGCCTGACCGGAAATCGTTTCCAGATTCTCTCTTATATCGGAATGAGCGTCAGATGAAAGCAGTCCCATTTCTGTGCTGAGAGAGATAACTGCCATTATATTATTGAAGTCATGCGCTATACCTGCAGCCAGCTGACCAACAGCAGCAAGGTGTTCCTGCTGCTGGATCTGTTTTTGTCTATCCCTTTCCTGAGTTACTTCTCTGACCACCATCACCCAGCCCTGAGGACCGGGTTCCTTTTTCATCTGTCGTGCAATGATCTCGAAATATCTGTTCTCATATCTGATTTCATGCCATGATTCAGTGAGAGGTGAAATAAGAAGTTCATTCATAGAATGGTTCCCGATCTTATCAAGTATATCGCCAACCGCTGAATCCGACAGCAGACTCAGGAATTCCGCGGCAACGGGATTGGCAAGAATCACTTCATAATCCTCATTGAGCAGTATCATTCCCTCTGGAACCGTGTCGATTGTCTGCTGCATCTGAAGAGCCTGCTCGTGTATCCGTTTGAGTAGAAGTTCCCGTTCCTCTTCAGTACGTTTTTGTTCGGTTATATCTCTGCAGATCCCTTCAAGAACGCTCATCTGCCCCTTATCATCGTAAACAGCGCTGTTTGACTGAAGTATCCACACCTCGTGTCCATCGGCATTGATAACCTTGTATTCAAAGGACGGAATCAATTCACCATTCATAATGTCATGCCAATGACGCTCCATTGATGCTCTGAAGTCGGGATGTACTATTTTCATTATGAAAAGAGGTGTATCGAGGATTTCGTTCATTGAATATCCGAAAACTTCCGAAACTACCGGAGATATGTAATCGAACTTCCCGTCAGACAGAGATATGCGAAAAACAGCTTCGCTCTGATTCTCAAGTAAATTTCTATACTTGCGTTCACTTTCACGCAGGGCGCAATCGCTTTTCCTCTGCCTGGATATATGTTTTGATGCCAGGAGTCCTCCCGCCAGACAGGCGAGTATGAAAAACATACGTATATACAGGTCATGCGGGGGAATATTCATTGCCAGAGAATCAAGAAAGGAATTACCTGAATGAAATGCGATTGACCCCACAATGCTGTCAGCAATCCAGAAAAGGACTCCAAGCAACAGAGCTATGCTGATAGCATAAACAGATTTTGAGTTATCGGTATCTTCTTTGAGTCCGAAGAATTTTCTTGGTTGTCCAAAATGCAGCAGTACATCTGCCAGGAGAAGGATGATATAGCCAACAACAGCCTGCTTTATGACTACGAATCTCGAAAATTCAATTGGGACTGTAGCGGGTGAGGCTGAAGCCCAGCCCCAGGGTGGCGGATTCATTGATACAACCCACCTGGTAAGTGTTAGAAGATTGACTGAGGACAATATTCTGAAAGGGATCTCTACAAAATACTTGTTCAGCCACCATTTTCGGTTCCCTGTTTTTTCGCGAATGCCGGCGAATATTCCATGCCAGACAATCCATAAGGTAAATGGAGGAACGATTGCAAATATGGCATACCCGTTGCTTGGTCCCCAAAGCCACCACATTGACTGACATCCGCCGGTTATAGCTGACAGCAGTCCGTATTTCCACCCCCATGCCTGCGTTACAAGCATAGGGAACAGTAAACCTATCAGCACAGTCGCTGTATACGGCGGGAAAGCGAAATTGATTGTATTGAAATTAAGCGCGAATCCGATCATTCCGAAAATGATCGATACTGCGACCTTATACGCAGCATTGATATTCCTGGGTTTACTCAGGCTGGAATACATGCTGTTCAAGATAATTCTATCTGATAAATATCAAT from Candidatus Aegiribacteria sp. encodes:
- a CDS encoding DegT/DnrJ/EryC1/StrS family aminotransferase, with amino-acid sequence MAVPLLDISRQHIPIVKDLRKVFDKALETSAFIKGSELVSLEEEFSEYCETEIAVGCASGTDALILALMAAGVKPGEYVITTPFTFFATAGAVVRAGGIPVFVDILPDTFNMDPDLLSDWLRSNCAVTNRGIVDKSNGTRIAAVMPVHLFGQMAEMDRIMIICDDWRIPVVEDAAQAVGAKWDGKKAGSFGSAGCFSFFPSKNLGALGDGGMVTTSDHETAERIVRLREHGGQGYIHREVGFNSRLDALQAGFLRVKLSHLEEWHKGRRKNANFYRSAFKGVKQIKTPVIRKKAWSIYNQYTLRAENRDELLAWLRERKIGCAVYYPLPLHLQECFECLGYKEGDFPVSENASKEVISLPVFGELTETELNEVVDSIKEFYAEKA
- a CDS encoding phosphatase PAP2 family protein, whose product is MLKKHNSSSGAVLLFFLLLIMVSNTAGDDFLRFMGRDLRDLFSSGPLITFASGGAIATGTYFLEDSKGYEGFMGDGFLKDCSKGCDVALGLPLLAGTSVLWAVSAAFGSENTEETGQMLTEGLLITYGITGILKLGAGRVRPDGSNSRSFPSGHSAGTACSAFIIWDRYGPEAGIPAAVVAGFTALSRITLGKHYPSDVIAGAAIGIAAGLAVTKAHSEYPPDDPGLQPVVMVRWSTSNGFGVYF
- a CDS encoding diacylglycerol kinase family protein, with protein sequence MKKRFRSFKFAFRGINTLLRTQMNARIHVFALISVLILGFIVGLDLLEWALISIAVAMVLSAEAMNSALEFLADHTAPEWHDNVQKAKDLAAGAVLLAAAGALAVGLLVFIPHF
- the serS gene encoding serine--tRNA ligase: MLDRGLLRNEPDRVREASLNKGEPCPIDRWLLLDEERRDLLGRTESLRRRRNELSQEVSSLKKSGSQADTKIAESKKVGDSIGQIDKELSAVNREMAEVELQFANIPDPDVPVGKDESFNKIIRTSGARPSFDFKPKPHWEILGSLFDQESSGDIAGANFILLRGWAACLQRKLINWMMDFHSEAGMEEIWTPFLANRESMTTSGQIPKLEYDMYHIEKDDLFLIPTGEVPLTNIYRNTTMNESVLPVSIVGYTPCFRREAGSYGKDTRGLNRVHQFEKVEMVRFEHPDRSEEALEEMVSHVEKMLSLLELPYRISVLSTGDLSFAAAKCYDIEVWSAGQEKWLEVSSISNFRDFQSRRGKIRFKPLDGGKPQFVHTLNGSGLALPRIIAALIENNQTENGKVRFPSVIAVDPVV
- a CDS encoding PAS domain S-box protein, with amino-acid sequence MNSMYSSLSKPRNINAAYKVAVSIIFGMIGFALNFNTINFAFPPYTATVLIGLLFPMLVTQAWGWKYGLLSAITGGCQSMWWLWGPSNGYAIFAIVPPFTLWIVWHGIFAGIREKTGNRKWWLNKYFVEIPFRILSSVNLLTLTRWVVSMNPPPWGWASASPATVPIEFSRFVVIKQAVVGYIILLLADVLLHFGQPRKFFGLKEDTDNSKSVYAISIALLLGVLFWIADSIVGSIAFHSGNSFLDSLAMNIPPHDLYIRMFFILACLAGGLLASKHISRQRKSDCALRESERKYRNLLENQSEAVFRISLSDGKFDYISPVVSEVFGYSMNEILDTPLFIMKIVHPDFRASMERHWHDIMNGELIPSFEYKVINADGHEVWILQSNSAVYDDKGQMSVLEGICRDITEQKRTEEERELLLKRIHEQALQMQQTIDTVPEGMILLNEDYEVILANPVAAEFLSLLSDSAVGDILDKIGNHSMNELLISPLTESWHEIRYENRYFEIIARQMKKEPGPQGWVMVVREVTQERDRQKQIQQQEHLAAVGQLAAGIAHDFNNIMAVISLSTEMGLLSSDAHSDIRENLETISGQADRAAQLIQQLLDFGRRAVLERLPMDLLPFFKEQKKLLERTLPENIKLKLNYGADRYWINADPTRLQQIVLNLAVNARDAMPDGGELNFKMMLQKETDSIGCPKCKETTAGEWVRITVNDTGSGIPSDVLGHIFEPFFTTKPTGKGTGLGLAQVFGIIKQHEGHIEVASTEGEGTSFILRLPLLKKHYTEKSNRNKQSDITRGHDEVILVVEDDRIVRKVLVSSLKMMGYRVVKAENGHEAQIRLEEHPEIELILSDFVMPEMGGRALFNQLKEQGSNIPIVMMSGHPMENELEDLRSEGLAGWILKPPTIEKLSLLLADVMRENKHG